In Candidatus Bathyarchaeia archaeon, the following are encoded in one genomic region:
- the cdhA gene encoding CO dehydrogenase/acetyl-CoA synthase complex subunit alpha codes for MSKKGVNIKIDELKTDVGFIKNLQLSFGKLVAETWTEPMGPTPFPSLTALREWDFKLLQRYKPFYLPYCDVCCLCTFGKCDLTGDKRGACGINMSAQQSRIVLLACCIGAATHIGHARHLLEHLIEKFGHNYPLDVGGLNIKVEAPVTRLVCGVKPETLGDLEEVLDYVETQVTHLLSVAHTGQEGSNLDFESKVLHAGMVDHVGMEVADIAQIAAYGFPKADPEAPLVDLGYGTINVEKPVILCIGHNVVPSIGIIDYMKDNGHDGEIEVCGLCCTAHDITRYYKRGKIIGPISWQLRFIRSGVPDVVVLDEQCVRADSFFEAQRIKAPVIVASEKNCMGLPNRTNDPADAIVEDLLNGKAPGALILDPEKVGEVAVKLALKVAPLRKKFKVIPEVDEVIQRAKECRQCNDCRRACPQDLHIPEAIKAAATGNLAKLADLYELCVGCGRCEHACPVGLTVHSFIVKAGEKKLKEETYKVRAGRGAIQDVEIRNVGSPIVLGEIPGVVAVVGCSNYPKGGQEVAEICTEFANRRFIVVTSGCSAMSAAMYKNEEGKTPYEYFTGEFTSGCLVNVGSCVSNSHIAGAAIKIANIFAKRNLRANYEEIADYILNRVGAVGVAWGAYSQKAASIASGFWRLGVPVIVGPHGIKYRRMLLGRADREEDWYVYDARTGEKVYVGPTPEHLFYTAETKEEAMVMIAKLCMRPNDTMKGRAIKLTHYIDLHKRLYGTMPEDIHLFVRTIADVPVTMKDEIVKILEEKGWKETVIPDPTLLPRLIRKKKE; via the coding sequence AAACGTGGACTGAACCGATGGGACCGACACCTTTTCCTTCGCTTACGGCACTGAGAGAATGGGACTTTAAGCTTCTCCAACGCTACAAACCCTTTTATCTGCCATACTGTGACGTTTGCTGTCTCTGCACTTTTGGAAAGTGCGACTTAACCGGCGACAAACGCGGAGCATGCGGAATAAACATGTCAGCCCAGCAATCTCGCATTGTGCTTTTGGCATGCTGCATCGGCGCTGCAACACACATTGGTCACGCTCGCCACTTACTTGAACATTTAATCGAAAAATTTGGGCACAATTATCCTCTTGACGTAGGTGGCTTAAACATTAAAGTTGAGGCGCCAGTAACCCGTCTCGTTTGTGGAGTAAAACCTGAAACGCTTGGCGATTTAGAAGAAGTTTTGGATTACGTCGAAACTCAAGTTACGCATCTTTTGTCTGTTGCGCACACGGGACAAGAAGGAAGTAACCTTGACTTTGAGTCAAAAGTTTTGCATGCTGGCATGGTTGACCATGTTGGGATGGAAGTTGCAGACATAGCGCAAATAGCAGCTTATGGTTTTCCCAAGGCTGACCCTGAAGCGCCACTTGTAGACTTAGGGTATGGAACAATAAACGTGGAGAAGCCGGTGATTCTCTGCATAGGACACAATGTTGTTCCTTCTATTGGCATAATCGATTATATGAAAGACAACGGACATGACGGGGAAATCGAAGTTTGCGGATTATGTTGCACAGCCCACGACATAACACGGTATTATAAGCGTGGCAAGATTATTGGTCCAATATCTTGGCAACTTCGTTTCATACGAAGCGGCGTTCCTGACGTTGTTGTGCTGGATGAACAATGCGTCAGAGCGGACTCCTTCTTTGAGGCTCAACGTATTAAGGCACCTGTGATTGTTGCTTCCGAAAAGAATTGTATGGGTTTGCCGAACCGCACCAACGACCCTGCTGACGCTATAGTCGAGGACTTATTGAATGGAAAGGCTCCTGGAGCTTTAATTCTTGACCCAGAAAAAGTTGGTGAAGTCGCCGTAAAATTAGCATTAAAGGTTGCTCCGTTACGCAAGAAGTTTAAGGTAATTCCCGAAGTCGACGAGGTCATTCAACGTGCAAAAGAATGTAGACAATGCAACGACTGTAGAAGGGCGTGTCCACAAGACCTGCACATTCCGGAGGCAATTAAAGCCGCGGCCACGGGTAACTTGGCAAAGCTTGCTGACTTATACGAGTTATGTGTGGGTTGTGGACGATGCGAACATGCTTGTCCGGTAGGCTTGACAGTTCACAGCTTCATCGTTAAGGCTGGAGAGAAAAAACTGAAGGAAGAGACTTACAAGGTGAGAGCTGGAAGAGGCGCGATACAGGATGTTGAAATAAGAAACGTTGGCAGCCCCATTGTGCTAGGTGAAATTCCAGGCGTGGTTGCCGTTGTGGGTTGCTCTAACTACCCGAAGGGCGGGCAGGAAGTTGCTGAAATCTGCACCGAGTTTGCGAATAGACGCTTCATAGTTGTGACTTCTGGTTGCTCAGCCATGTCGGCGGCTATGTACAAGAATGAAGAGGGAAAAACACCCTACGAGTATTTCACAGGTGAGTTCACGTCTGGCTGTCTTGTTAACGTGGGTTCCTGCGTTTCGAACTCGCACATTGCTGGAGCTGCAATAAAAATCGCGAACATTTTTGCAAAGAGAAATTTGAGAGCTAACTATGAAGAAATAGCTGATTACATACTGAACCGCGTTGGCGCGGTTGGTGTTGCATGGGGCGCTTACTCTCAAAAGGCAGCGTCAATCGCAAGCGGGTTCTGGCGACTCGGCGTGCCAGTTATTGTGGGTCCGCATGGCATTAAATACCGGCGTATGCTTCTTGGAAGGGCTGACCGTGAGGAAGACTGGTACGTGTATGACGCGCGGACTGGAGAGAAAGTGTATGTTGGACCGACGCCTGAACATTTGTTCTATACTGCAGAAACTAAGGAAGAAGCCATGGTCATGATTGCTAAACTTTGTATGCGTCCAAATGACACGATGAAGGGAAGAGCTATCAAGCTCACGCATTACATTGATTTGCACAAGAGATTGTATGGAACGATGCCTGAAGATATCCATTTGTTCGTGCGTACAATTGCTGACGTGCCCGTGACGATGAAGGATGAAATAGTTAAGATTCTTGAGGAGAAGGGGTGGAAAGAAACGGTGATTCCTGACCCGACGCTTCTTCCTAGGCTGATTAGGAAGAAAAAGGAGTGA
- the cdhC gene encoding CO dehydrogenase/CO-methylating acetyl-CoA synthase complex subunit beta translates to MSMFKDIPVDVGVIYEGERIRRKDMYVELGGPDIKEKFELARVKKPEEVEDGKVTVIGPDIKDMEEGKTYPLGIVIEVAGAKLEPELEGVIERRIHAYCNFIEGFMHLNQRYDIWLRLSKKSFEKGLNSFDFIGKVLHRLFKSELPIIEKMQVTFITDAEKVKGLYDEALQIYDARDARARGLKDEEVDKFYGCVLCQSFAPTHCCVITPQRYSNCGAISWFDGRAAASIDPKGPVFTIERGELLDPVKGEYSGVDEAVKKRTLGEITKVWLYTAFGYPHTSCGCFEGVAFYIPEVDGFGIVHRGYKDVTVNGLPFSTLADSTAGGRQVDGFHGISIEYMRSQKFLQADGGWKRVVWMPKEVKERVKDFIPAEIADKVATEEQAKTIDELKAFLKERNHPVVESWKEEAVAVEEAVPAEAKEEAPMVPVATAATLPITAGGFKIILKDAKIYAKKVIIRSMKSEKSEKR, encoded by the coding sequence ATGTCAATGTTTAAGGACATACCAGTAGATGTAGGCGTAATCTACGAAGGCGAAAGAATCCGTAGAAAAGACATGTACGTGGAACTCGGCGGACCAGACATTAAAGAAAAATTTGAACTTGCAAGAGTAAAAAAGCCAGAAGAAGTTGAAGATGGAAAAGTAACAGTCATAGGACCAGACATAAAGGACATGGAAGAAGGCAAAACCTATCCTCTGGGCATCGTCATAGAAGTTGCTGGTGCCAAACTTGAACCCGAACTTGAAGGCGTAATCGAAAGGCGAATTCACGCCTACTGCAACTTCATCGAAGGCTTCATGCACCTTAACCAACGCTACGACATTTGGCTGAGACTAAGCAAGAAATCTTTTGAGAAAGGCTTAAACTCCTTCGATTTCATAGGCAAAGTTTTGCACAGACTCTTCAAAAGCGAACTGCCAATAATCGAGAAAATGCAGGTTACTTTCATAACTGATGCAGAAAAAGTGAAAGGACTTTACGATGAGGCCTTGCAAATCTACGATGCAAGAGATGCGAGGGCTCGAGGTTTGAAGGATGAGGAAGTTGACAAGTTTTACGGGTGCGTCTTATGTCAGTCTTTTGCTCCAACCCATTGTTGCGTAATTACGCCTCAGCGGTATTCAAACTGTGGAGCTATAAGCTGGTTTGACGGCAGAGCCGCGGCAAGCATAGACCCTAAGGGACCGGTGTTCACGATTGAAAGAGGCGAATTGTTAGATCCTGTTAAGGGCGAGTACTCTGGCGTGGACGAAGCGGTGAAGAAAAGGACTCTTGGCGAAATAACGAAAGTGTGGCTTTACACGGCTTTTGGCTATCCGCACACTTCTTGCGGTTGCTTCGAAGGTGTGGCTTTCTATATTCCAGAGGTGGATGGCTTCGGCATAGTTCACAGAGGCTACAAGGACGTGACTGTGAATGGGTTGCCATTCTCCACTTTAGCGGACTCGACGGCTGGCGGTCGCCAAGTTGACGGTTTCCACGGAATATCCATTGAGTACATGCGTTCGCAGAAGTTTCTGCAAGCAGACGGTGGATGGAAACGAGTGGTTTGGATGCCGAAAGAGGTTAAGGAAAGAGTTAAGGATTTCATTCCAGCCGAGATTGCCGACAAAGTTGCTACAGAAGAACAAGCTAAAACAATTGATGAGTTGAAGGCTTTCCTTAAGGAGCGTAATCATCCGGTTGTGGAAAGTTGGAAGGAAGAAGCTGTGGCTGTTGAAGAAGCGGTGCCAGCTGAAGCGAAAGAAGAAGCGCCGATGGTTCCGGTTGCCACTGCAGCAACCTTGCCGATAACCGCAGGCGGGTTCAAAATCATATTGAAAGACGCCAAAATCTACGCCAAGAAGGTCATCATCCGCTCAATGAAAAGCGAAAAGTCTGAGAAAAGGTGA
- a CDS encoding PQQ-binding-like beta-propeller repeat protein: MRDFIKKLLIVLCVLIVASVALSFYIIRYSSITDNVAPQWRNQNQSDAWILQGERISLQADGRDNFLLRKAVLATNESGVWRNETEYAFMWRQEAVFGFDNFGTATYEDGVLYAPSKGDNKVYAVNASNGNVIWNTTVRQCDASPYIDEDVIYVGECMGPDHEPIPSPKAMALNKTNGEVVWEFVEPNGSTWVGSPVVYGDYVYFTTYGSGVYALNKTNGAPIWQRDIGKIVCSVAYHDGMVFVSAHEPSGQYAFNATTGDIIWQKNYGASWDSSPVIYERMIVQVTRNTANMWSAYVLNETNGEVIRKFDGKGSCSTPLVYNGKIFIPSEDWRIWAFDLMTGSGLWHTVQLHNGTFQNHSYCSPVLAGGAIYYQALNGTFYVIDEADGSVLWSYDLGGYGFGSPSVGDGCVFITNDFALYAFRIGLGVGDWRMFCGDELHQSVSENGIKYVRYPLTEPKDFVSLFNVWVTVKFVWCNKTIASGAIAWRIYFFDVAGNVNATDVMVFRVRMPVQEITAVNPWFRVGL, encoded by the coding sequence TTGAGGGATTTCATTAAAAAATTGCTGATTGTCTTGTGCGTTTTGATTGTGGCGTCTGTGGCTTTATCCTTTTACATTATTCGCTACAGTTCTATTACTGATAATGTTGCTCCGCAATGGAGGAATCAAAACCAGAGTGACGCGTGGATTTTGCAAGGAGAACGCATTTCTCTTCAAGCAGATGGTAGGGATAATTTTTTGCTTCGTAAGGCTGTTCTTGCGACGAATGAAAGTGGAGTTTGGAGAAATGAGACGGAGTACGCTTTTATGTGGAGGCAAGAAGCTGTTTTCGGTTTTGACAATTTTGGCACTGCGACGTATGAAGATGGAGTGTTGTATGCGCCTTCGAAAGGAGACAATAAGGTTTATGCGGTGAACGCTTCTAATGGGAATGTTATTTGGAACACTACGGTTAGACAATGTGATGCTTCTCCATACATTGACGAGGATGTTATTTATGTGGGTGAATGTATGGGTCCTGACCATGAACCTATACCGTCTCCAAAGGCAATGGCATTAAACAAGACTAATGGCGAAGTAGTTTGGGAGTTTGTTGAGCCAAACGGTTCTACTTGGGTGGGTTCGCCTGTTGTCTATGGTGATTACGTGTATTTTACAACGTATGGTTCTGGAGTTTACGCTTTAAACAAAACTAATGGTGCGCCTATTTGGCAGCGTGACATTGGAAAGATAGTTTGTTCTGTTGCATATCATGATGGGATGGTTTTTGTTTCGGCGCATGAACCGTCTGGGCAATATGCTTTCAATGCGACAACTGGGGATATAATATGGCAGAAAAACTATGGTGCATCGTGGGATTCTTCACCTGTAATCTACGAGAGAATGATTGTTCAGGTTACGAGAAACACAGCTAATATGTGGTCTGCTTATGTGCTGAATGAAACAAATGGAGAGGTTATAAGAAAATTTGACGGAAAGGGAAGCTGCAGCACGCCTTTGGTGTATAATGGCAAAATATTTATTCCAAGTGAGGATTGGCGCATTTGGGCTTTTGATTTAATGACTGGAAGTGGGTTGTGGCATACTGTGCAGCTTCACAATGGAACTTTTCAAAATCACAGTTATTGCAGTCCAGTTTTAGCTGGTGGAGCAATTTATTATCAAGCTTTGAATGGAACATTTTATGTTATAGACGAAGCTGATGGAAGTGTTCTTTGGTCTTATGATTTGGGTGGATATGGTTTTGGAAGCCCAAGCGTTGGTGATGGGTGCGTCTTTATCACGAACGATTTTGCGCTTTATGCTTTTAGGATAGGACTTGGTGTTGGTGATTGGCGTATGTTTTGTGGCGATGAGTTGCATCAGAGCGTTTCAGAAAATGGCATAAAGTATGTGCGGTATCCGTTGACGGAGCCTAAAGATTTTGTTAGTTTATTTAATGTTTGGGTTACTGTAAAGTTTGTTTGGTGCAATAAGACGATTGCTTCAGGTGCGATAGCGTGGAGAATTTACTTTTTCGATGTCGCTGGAAACGTGAATGCTACTGACGTGATGGTTTTTCGTGTTCGTATGCCAGTGCAAGAGATAACTGCAGTTAATCCGTGGTTCCGAGTAGGATTGTAA
- the cdhB gene encoding CO dehydrogenase/acetyl-CoA synthase complex subunit epsilon gives MAAEPWQTAEIPGPKKALVVTKPEVVAAMIKKAKHPILVVGHKAVETELDKKKLIDLMIELAKKAKIPVVATAHIISEFHKRKYKPAGFMPVVDIGNRLVDAEWSGIDGKGPHDLALFVGLPYYMEWTILSGLKHFAPNLKTITLDNVYHPHASWSFPNTSVKDWVENLRVIIEKFEEGGK, from the coding sequence ATGGCTGCTGAACCTTGGCAAACGGCTGAAATTCCCGGACCGAAAAAGGCTCTGGTGGTGACGAAGCCGGAAGTTGTTGCTGCAATGATTAAGAAGGCTAAGCATCCAATTCTCGTTGTTGGTCATAAGGCTGTTGAAACCGAACTGGATAAGAAAAAACTGATTGACCTTATGATTGAGCTTGCAAAGAAAGCGAAAATTCCAGTCGTAGCCACAGCCCACATCATCAGCGAATTTCACAAGCGAAAATACAAACCAGCTGGTTTCATGCCTGTAGTAGACATTGGCAACAGACTCGTGGATGCGGAATGGTCTGGAATAGACGGCAAGGGACCGCATGATTTAGCATTGTTTGTTGGGCTTCCTTACTACATGGAGTGGACAATCCTTTCTGGATTGAAGCATTTCGCCCCAAATCTTAAAACGATAACGTTGGATAACGTTTACCACCCGCATGCAAGTTGGTCTTTCCCAAACACTTCAGTGAAAGACTGGGTGGAAAATCTTAGAGTAATAATTGAAAAGTTTGAGGAAGGAGGCAAATAG
- the cdhD gene encoding CO dehydrogenase/acetyl-CoA synthase subunit delta: protein MPEKKKEEEAFGLKLSPRLLELLAKLQEIELEDFEMNVGDLEIWLQPGAVAAPTMALPKIAAPAKAKPTTIIETDFIPPIETYPGKVVEVKLGATKSEGGTRGKSLVIGGETTPAFYTFERPTLHPPVVTLDVFDMEVPLAKAVKMHVKEVLGDPAAWAKLAVEKFGADMVTIHLITIDPLVKDASPKDAVKTVEAVAQAVDVPLVIGGCGDPVKDADVFAEITETFAGERFLISSLTRDMDVERCAKFVKKNGHVALSFTPMDLNLARELNRRLYDFLPKEDIVMDLTTAALGYGLDYAFTNMERARLAALMGDPELAHPMSSGTTNAWAAREAWLKMAPEWEPRELRGPLWEVTTALTLLLAGVDLFMMMHPAAVKTLKDVTKQLTSSGSGNADRLVEWVSAKV from the coding sequence TTGCCAGAAAAGAAGAAAGAAGAGGAAGCGTTCGGGCTTAAGCTTAGCCCGCGTTTGCTAGAGCTTCTTGCGAAGCTTCAGGAGATTGAGCTTGAAGATTTTGAGATGAACGTGGGCGACTTGGAGATTTGGCTTCAACCCGGCGCTGTTGCTGCTCCCACGATGGCTTTGCCAAAGATTGCGGCTCCAGCAAAGGCTAAGCCCACTACGATAATTGAGACAGATTTTATTCCACCAATAGAAACTTATCCGGGCAAGGTTGTTGAGGTAAAACTTGGCGCCACAAAAAGCGAAGGAGGGACTCGCGGAAAGTCTCTCGTTATCGGAGGCGAAACCACTCCTGCCTTCTACACTTTTGAGCGTCCGACTTTGCATCCTCCTGTTGTGACATTGGATGTTTTTGACATGGAAGTGCCGCTTGCGAAAGCTGTGAAAATGCATGTGAAAGAAGTTTTGGGTGACCCTGCGGCTTGGGCTAAGCTTGCTGTTGAAAAGTTTGGGGCTGACATGGTGACGATTCACTTGATTACTATTGATCCGTTGGTTAAGGATGCGTCGCCGAAAGATGCGGTTAAAACGGTGGAGGCTGTTGCGCAGGCTGTGGATGTGCCGCTTGTGATTGGCGGTTGCGGTGACCCTGTTAAAGATGCGGATGTTTTTGCGGAGATTACTGAAACTTTTGCTGGTGAACGTTTTCTGATTAGTTCATTAACGCGGGACATGGATGTTGAACGTTGCGCGAAATTTGTTAAAAAGAATGGGCATGTAGCCTTGTCCTTTACGCCTATGGATTTGAATTTAGCCCGAGAGCTTAATCGTAGATTGTATGATTTTCTACCGAAAGAAGACATTGTCATGGACTTGACAACTGCCGCTTTAGGTTATGGTCTTGACTACGCTTTTACTAACATGGAAAGGGCTAGGCTGGCAGCTTTGATGGGCGACCCGGAACTTGCGCATCCAATGTCTTCTGGAACAACAAACGCTTGGGCGGCGAGAGAAGCGTGGTTGAAGATGGCGCCGGAGTGGGAGCCCCGTGAACTGCGTGGACCCTTATGGGAAGTGACTACCGCGTTGACTTTGCTGCTTGCTGGTGTGGACTTGTTTATGATGATGCATCCGGCTGCTGTGAAAACTCTTAAGGACGTAACGAAACAGTTGACGAGTAGCGGTTCTGGCAATGCGGATAGGCTTGTTGAGTGGGTTTCTGCTAAAGTTTAG
- a CDS encoding archaemetzincin family Zn-dependent metalloprotease: MKIGILQIGQVDSYIVGRVQENLRMIFPDATCVVIDEKISVPKEAFDKARDQYRSDIILNRIHVYAEKEETLDRILGIVDVDIFVPQLNFVFGEAEFPGKAALISLWRLRPEFYGKPANVELFLERSTKEAVHELGHTFGLRHCSNPFCVMYFSNSIFETDRKQSLFCSKCYQKAEKTIKGIGKHIERQV; the protein is encoded by the coding sequence ATGAAAATTGGGATTCTGCAGATTGGACAAGTGGATTCCTACATTGTAGGTAGAGTTCAAGAAAATTTGAGAATGATTTTTCCAGACGCGACATGCGTGGTTATAGATGAGAAGATTTCAGTTCCCAAAGAAGCTTTTGATAAGGCGAGAGACCAATATCGCTCAGACATTATCCTAAACAGAATTCATGTTTACGCTGAAAAAGAAGAAACTTTGGATAGAATTTTGGGAATTGTGGACGTTGACATCTTTGTTCCACAACTGAACTTCGTTTTCGGAGAAGCAGAATTCCCCGGAAAAGCAGCGTTGATATCTTTGTGGAGGTTAAGACCAGAGTTTTATGGTAAACCCGCAAATGTGGAGCTTTTCCTGGAGAGAAGCACAAAGGAGGCAGTACATGAGCTTGGACACACGTTTGGTTTGCGGCATTGTTCTAACCCGTTCTGTGTCATGTATTTTTCAAATTCCATTTTCGAAACTGACAGAAAACAAAGCTTATTCTGCAGTAAATGCTATCAAAAAGCTGAGAAGACCATCAAAGGCATAGGTAAGCACATTGAACGGCAAGTTTAA
- a CDS encoding CooT family nickel-binding protein, with amino-acid sequence MCEFTVILNGKTVFKDVVYAKMESNRILVKNVLGESKEFKNCKIVEVDVNSTRMVLASN; translated from the coding sequence ATGTGCGAATTCACCGTAATACTCAACGGGAAAACAGTTTTCAAAGACGTGGTATACGCAAAAATGGAAAGTAACCGCATCCTCGTCAAAAACGTGCTTGGAGAATCCAAAGAATTCAAAAACTGCAAAATAGTGGAAGTCGACGTAAACTCCACACGAATGGTGCTAGCAAGCAACTAA
- the acsC gene encoding acetyl-CoA decarbonylase/synthase complex subunit gamma, with protein sequence MGEKEGKGKVGVKELSPIDVYKLLPKTNCKECGEENCMAFATKVVNREVAIEKCPPLLTKEHEKAYKQLKEMLKPAIKEIVVGVGDKAVKIGGKLVMYRHEFAYFNPTAIAIDVTDEMSDEEIMNRIKRTEQFNFEYIGQTLKLDMIAVRSTSNDPEKFKATVKKVVENTRLPLILCSLNPNVLEAGLMAAPKARPLLYAATKENWKDMAELALMYNCPVTVFAPNNLKLLRSLAKTLLEYGVEDIVLDPGTFSSDGLADTINNFTMIRRAACKRGDELFGFPLMGVPMTAWVDRGEAPEEIAKWREAYLAGLLITRFADVVIMHSVDGWSLLPPVVLRQNIYTDPRKPVAVEPGLKVFGTPDENSPVMFTTNFALTYYTVASDIENAKVNAYLLVVDTEGIAVDSAVAGRKLTAEKVADAIKASGVENKVKHKKLIIPGKAARLSGEIEELSGWQVLVGPRDSSDIPKFLQEKWQTQT encoded by the coding sequence ATGGGTGAGAAAGAAGGAAAGGGAAAAGTTGGCGTAAAAGAACTAAGCCCCATTGATGTTTACAAGCTTCTTCCAAAAACTAACTGTAAAGAATGCGGCGAAGAGAACTGTATGGCTTTTGCAACGAAGGTTGTTAATCGTGAAGTCGCCATTGAGAAGTGTCCTCCATTATTGACTAAGGAGCATGAGAAAGCCTACAAGCAATTGAAGGAAATGCTGAAACCCGCCATAAAAGAGATTGTTGTTGGCGTTGGCGACAAGGCAGTGAAGATTGGCGGAAAACTTGTAATGTATCGCCACGAGTTTGCATATTTTAATCCCACTGCCATTGCGATTGACGTTACTGACGAAATGTCTGACGAAGAAATAATGAACCGGATAAAGCGGACTGAACAGTTCAATTTCGAATACATTGGGCAAACGTTAAAGCTTGACATGATTGCCGTTCGCTCCACGTCGAATGACCCGGAAAAATTCAAGGCGACAGTAAAGAAAGTTGTTGAAAACACTCGGTTGCCACTGATTCTGTGCTCTTTAAACCCGAATGTTTTGGAAGCTGGATTAATGGCTGCACCGAAGGCACGTCCGCTTTTGTATGCGGCAACGAAGGAAAACTGGAAGGACATGGCTGAGCTTGCATTAATGTATAATTGTCCCGTGACGGTTTTTGCGCCTAACAATCTGAAGCTACTGCGTTCTTTGGCGAAGACTTTACTCGAATATGGCGTCGAAGACATAGTGTTGGACCCGGGCACTTTCTCAAGCGATGGACTGGCTGACACGATTAACAATTTTACAATGATTCGCAGAGCCGCTTGCAAGCGGGGCGATGAGCTTTTTGGTTTTCCTTTGATGGGTGTGCCTATGACGGCCTGGGTTGACCGTGGTGAAGCACCGGAAGAAATTGCGAAGTGGCGAGAAGCGTATTTGGCTGGGTTGCTTATTACTCGCTTTGCTGACGTTGTGATAATGCATAGTGTTGATGGTTGGTCTCTTCTTCCGCCAGTCGTGTTGCGACAGAACATTTACACAGACCCGCGCAAGCCAGTTGCTGTTGAACCCGGCTTGAAGGTCTTTGGGACTCCAGACGAGAATTCGCCTGTGATGTTTACTACTAACTTTGCTTTGACATATTACACAGTTGCTTCAGACATTGAGAATGCAAAGGTGAACGCGTATCTGCTGGTTGTTGACACTGAAGGCATAGCCGTAGACAGTGCAGTAGCGGGAAGAAAACTTACAGCAGAAAAGGTTGCCGATGCCATTAAAGCGTCTGGAGTAGAAAACAAAGTTAAACACAAAAAACTCATAATCCCCGGAAAAGCAGCGCGCCTCAGCGGCGAAATTGAAGAACTCAGCGGATGGCAAGTTCTCGTCGGACCACGGGACTCCTCAGACATACCAAAATTCCTACAGGAGAAATGGCAGACTCAAACCTAA
- a CDS encoding MBL fold metallo-hydrolase, whose product MTPLQIGFLGGTREVGRIAISVKTEKTQVLLDYGVMLNHKPGFPMHVPPKNVDAVILTHSHLDHSGAVPIFYIHERKLLYTNKLNLELTQILIADFIHLSSYYLPFEYLELKTMTRSNKHIDYNKQEQIKDINFQLVNAGHTPGSASILLEAEGKRILYTGDFNTTDTRLLEGAKMQYNDLDAVIIESTYANEDHTERLELEKRFVDETTDVIEKGGTVLVPAFGVGRSQEIACVLTAHHFEYPIYMDGMAREASRIILNYREFLRDPKLFNDTMHTVEWIEGWRDRRKATKTPCVIISPAGMLKGGPAVFYTSKIGKKAHNAIFLVSYQIPGTPGKELLEKGVCLIDGKMRKVKARVQHFDFSSHCGATQLKEAVKELGGNPKVFVVHGAEGNCELFAKWIKNELGLDASAPKTGDVVKL is encoded by the coding sequence ATGACACCATTACAAATAGGATTCCTAGGCGGAACACGCGAAGTAGGCAGAATAGCCATAAGCGTAAAAACCGAAAAAACACAAGTTTTGCTAGATTACGGCGTAATGCTAAACCACAAACCCGGATTCCCAATGCACGTACCACCAAAAAACGTCGACGCAGTAATCCTAACGCATAGCCACCTTGATCACTCAGGTGCAGTCCCAATATTTTACATCCACGAAAGAAAACTATTATACACAAACAAACTCAACCTAGAACTAACCCAAATACTAATCGCAGACTTCATCCACCTATCAAGCTACTACCTACCATTCGAATACCTAGAACTAAAAACAATGACACGCAGCAACAAACACATAGACTACAACAAACAAGAACAAATCAAAGACATAAACTTCCAACTCGTAAACGCAGGACACACACCAGGAAGCGCATCAATACTACTCGAAGCAGAAGGAAAACGAATACTCTACACAGGCGACTTCAACACCACAGACACGAGGCTTCTAGAAGGCGCAAAAATGCAATACAACGATTTAGACGCAGTAATAATCGAAAGCACCTACGCAAACGAAGACCACACAGAACGCTTAGAACTCGAAAAACGCTTCGTAGACGAAACCACAGACGTCATCGAAAAAGGCGGAACAGTCCTCGTCCCAGCCTTCGGCGTAGGCAGATCACAAGAAATCGCATGTGTGTTAACAGCACACCATTTTGAATATCCAATTTACATGGATGGAATGGCACGAGAAGCAAGCCGCATAATACTCAACTACAGAGAGTTTCTGAGAGACCCAAAACTTTTCAACGACACAATGCACACGGTTGAATGGATAGAAGGTTGGAGAGACCGCAGAAAAGCAACAAAAACACCATGCGTGATAATCTCGCCAGCCGGCATGCTCAAAGGCGGACCAGCAGTGTTTTACACGTCAAAAATAGGGAAAAAAGCGCACAACGCTATCTTCTTAGTTAGCTATCAAATTCCTGGCACTCCCGGAAAAGAATTGTTAGAGAAAGGCGTGTGCTTAATTGATGGAAAAATGAGAAAGGTGAAGGCTCGAGTTCAACATTTCGACTTTTCCTCTCATTGCGGAGCAACTCAGCTTAAGGAAGCAGTTAAAGAACTTGGAGGAAACCCGAAGGTTTTTGTGGTTCATGGCGCAGAAGGAAACTGTGAACTTTTTGCAAAATGGATAAAGAACGAGTTAGGATTAGACGCTTCTGCTCCGAAAACTGGCGACGTAGTTAAGCTTTAA